A genomic window from Candidatus Andeanibacterium colombiense includes:
- a CDS encoding efflux RND transporter periplasmic adaptor subunit has product MSRFFVSARLGCALMLGALALPGCSSGNESTVAATAALTVQAVKPQILTWPRQLTANGALAAWQEAVISAETGSYRIASINADVGTWTHKGQVLATLARDSLQADRARLQATLAEAEANLSKAASDVARARQVGDSGALSAQQIESYQVTQRTAQATVAAARAQLRSTDIQLGQTSIRAVDDGVVSSRSALLGKVVSSGEELFRMVRQGRIEWQAELDAQQLALVRAGQSARVTLPDGQIVEGTVRLVAPTLSTTTSRGIAYVQLPPRSAARAGMYGSGVIETDSFQTLTLPDSAVVLRDGKSYVYVIGRDSTVKQRAVTTGQRRAGRIAVSGISANADVVETGGAFLSDGVSVRVERGAKK; this is encoded by the coding sequence ATGAGCCGCTTTTTCGTCTCCGCGCGGCTCGGCTGCGCCCTCATGCTCGGCGCGCTTGCACTGCCGGGTTGTTCTTCCGGAAACGAGAGTACGGTCGCTGCCACAGCTGCGCTCACTGTCCAGGCAGTGAAGCCGCAAATCTTGACATGGCCGCGCCAGCTGACCGCCAACGGCGCGCTTGCGGCGTGGCAGGAAGCGGTCATCAGCGCCGAGACCGGCTCCTATCGCATCGCCAGCATCAACGCCGATGTCGGCACCTGGACACACAAGGGCCAGGTTCTTGCGACGCTGGCGCGCGACAGCCTGCAAGCCGACCGTGCCCGACTGCAGGCCACGCTCGCCGAAGCCGAAGCCAATCTGAGCAAGGCCGCCAGCGACGTGGCCCGTGCGCGCCAGGTCGGCGACAGCGGCGCGCTTTCGGCACAACAGATCGAAAGCTACCAGGTCACCCAGCGGACCGCCCAGGCGACAGTCGCAGCCGCCCGCGCGCAATTGCGCAGCACCGATATTCAGCTCGGCCAGACCAGCATCCGCGCGGTCGATGACGGGGTCGTTTCGTCCCGCTCAGCCCTGCTCGGCAAGGTCGTCAGTTCGGGCGAGGAACTGTTCCGGATGGTCCGGCAGGGTCGCATCGAATGGCAGGCCGAACTCGACGCGCAGCAACTCGCGCTGGTTCGCGCCGGCCAGTCCGCGCGGGTGACCCTGCCCGACGGCCAGATCGTCGAAGGAACGGTGCGCCTGGTCGCGCCGACCCTCAGCACCACCACCAGCCGCGGCATCGCCTATGTCCAGCTTCCGCCCCGATCCGCCGCCCGCGCCGGCATGTACGGCAGCGGGGTGATCGAAACCGACAGCTTCCAGACCCTGACCCTGCCCGACAGTGCCGTGGTGCTGCGCGACGGGAAATCCTACGTCTATGTGATCGGGCGCGACAGCACGGTCAAGCAACGGGCGGTCACCACCGGCCAGCGCCGTGCCGGCCGGATCGCCGTCAGCGGTATTTCCGCCAATGCCGATGTGGTCGAGACAGGCGGCGCCTTCCTGTCCGACGGTGTCTCCGTACGGGTCGAGCGAGGCGCCAAGAAGTGA
- a CDS encoding efflux RND transporter permease subunit produces MNISALSIRHPVPAVLLFIMLTVFGIIGFTRLQVQNFPDMDQPTVNISASLEGAAPEQLETEVARKIEDQLGSLRRLDHITTTITEGSVNISVQFTVDKDTNEAVEEVRNAVDGARAELPSSMQTPTVSKQTANGSAMLTYVASSAGKDEESLSWFIDNDVTKALQAVQGVSSVSRIGGISREVIIDLDPALMSGLGVSATNVSAQLKSMQIDTSGGQGEVGGQRQSLRTLGAVHDPSELAAISIPTSTGQMVTLGQIAKITDSHAERSSRAFRDGKEVIGFTVTRSLGFGDAAVAEKVRAAMETFKAKHPDVQIVEASDTIAPIIDNYEGSMHLLLEGALLAVLVVWLFLRDWRATIISATALPLSIIPTFGVMYLCGFTLNMVSLLSIALVIGILVDDAIVEVENIERHLRMGKNPFAAAMEAADEIGLAVIATTFTLVAVFLPTAFMGGIPGKIFREFGVTASVAVLCSLLVARLLTPMMAAYFLRANTHEEKDGQLMTRYLGWIHNTLAHRRRTVIGAAIFLVISCSMIPLLPSGFMPAQDNSQTTVTLELPPGSTLNETTALVQQATTLLKRVPEVSHVFSSVGTATSGGGMETTSTADLGSASLTVDLVGRGDRSLTQSGVEAKLREALRALPGARVSIGGGGSGEVLEIVLAGDDGDLLESTAQKLQGEIRSGIKGIGNVTSSAALQRPEIQIKPNYARAASLGVTSQDIGDTMRVATYGEYSQSLPKLNLSERQVDIRVRMNPALRSDPAAIGQLRVNGTNGQVALASLGEISFGSSPSQIDRIDRSRNVTLSVELNGRTLSEVMNEAEQLPSLKNLPSGLKLVEQGELQRTSELMGSFALAIVVGIFCIYAVLVLLFHDFLQPATILSALPLSLGGAMFALLICSMSFSMPAVIGLLMLMGIVTKNSILLVEYAIMARRDRGLSRYDALIDACHKRARPIIMTTLAMGAGMLPTAFGFGADPSFRQPMAVVVIGGLMTSTVLSLLVIPVIFTYVDDFEGKWRGVGRRVIGGALSKQMRRSATGEG; encoded by the coding sequence GTGAATATTTCCGCGCTTTCCATCCGGCACCCGGTACCGGCGGTGCTGCTGTTCATCATGCTCACCGTGTTCGGCATCATCGGGTTTACCCGGCTGCAGGTGCAGAACTTCCCCGACATGGACCAGCCGACGGTCAACATCAGCGCGTCGCTGGAAGGTGCCGCGCCGGAGCAACTCGAAACCGAAGTCGCCCGCAAGATCGAGGACCAGCTCGGATCGCTGCGGCGGCTCGACCATATCACCACCACCATCACCGAAGGCAGCGTCAACATCTCGGTGCAGTTCACGGTCGACAAGGACACGAACGAAGCGGTCGAGGAAGTCCGCAACGCCGTCGACGGCGCGAGGGCGGAACTGCCCTCCAGCATGCAGACCCCCACGGTCTCGAAGCAGACCGCCAACGGTTCGGCGATGCTCACCTATGTCGCCAGCTCGGCCGGCAAGGACGAGGAGAGCCTGTCCTGGTTTATCGACAACGACGTGACCAAGGCGCTGCAGGCGGTCCAGGGCGTTTCGAGCGTGAGCCGCATCGGCGGCATCTCGCGCGAGGTGATAATCGATCTCGATCCCGCGCTGATGTCCGGCCTGGGCGTGAGCGCGACCAACGTCAGCGCCCAGCTCAAGTCGATGCAGATCGACACTTCGGGCGGGCAGGGCGAAGTCGGCGGGCAGCGCCAGTCGCTGCGAACGCTCGGCGCGGTTCACGATCCGAGCGAACTGGCCGCGATCAGTATTCCGACCTCGACCGGGCAAATGGTCACGCTGGGCCAGATCGCCAAGATCACCGACAGCCATGCCGAACGCAGTTCGCGCGCGTTCCGCGACGGCAAGGAAGTGATCGGCTTCACAGTCACCCGCTCGCTCGGTTTCGGCGACGCGGCGGTGGCGGAAAAGGTCCGGGCCGCGATGGAAACCTTCAAGGCCAAGCACCCCGACGTCCAGATCGTCGAGGCCAGCGACACGATCGCGCCGATCATCGACAATTACGAAGGTTCCATGCACCTGCTGCTCGAAGGCGCGCTGCTGGCGGTGCTGGTGGTGTGGCTGTTCCTGCGCGACTGGCGCGCGACGATCATCTCGGCCACCGCACTGCCCCTGTCGATCATTCCGACCTTCGGGGTGATGTATCTGTGCGGCTTCACCCTCAACATGGTTTCGCTGCTGTCGATCGCGCTGGTGATCGGCATCCTGGTCGACGACGCGATCGTCGAGGTCGAGAATATCGAGCGGCACCTGAGGATGGGAAAGAACCCGTTCGCAGCCGCGATGGAAGCCGCCGACGAGATCGGCCTGGCGGTGATCGCAACCACCTTCACGCTGGTCGCGGTGTTCCTGCCGACCGCCTTCATGGGCGGCATACCGGGCAAGATCTTCCGCGAATTCGGCGTGACCGCGTCGGTCGCGGTGCTGTGCTCGCTGCTCGTCGCGCGTCTGCTGACGCCGATGATGGCCGCCTATTTCCTCCGCGCCAACACGCATGAGGAGAAGGACGGCCAGCTGATGACGCGCTATCTCGGCTGGATCCACAACACGCTGGCGCACCGCCGCCGGACCGTGATCGGAGCGGCCATCTTCCTGGTCATATCCTGCTCGATGATCCCGCTCCTGCCCTCGGGCTTCATGCCCGCGCAGGACAATTCGCAGACCACGGTCACGCTGGAGCTCCCGCCCGGCAGCACGCTCAACGAGACGACGGCGCTGGTTCAGCAGGCAACCACCCTGCTGAAACGCGTGCCCGAGGTCAGTCATGTGTTCAGCTCGGTCGGCACCGCAACCAGCGGCGGCGGTATGGAGACAACCTCAACCGCCGATCTGGGCAGCGCTTCGCTTACGGTGGACCTGGTCGGCCGCGGTGACCGCAGCCTAACGCAGTCCGGGGTCGAGGCGAAGCTGCGCGAAGCCCTGCGGGCTCTGCCCGGGGCCCGGGTCAGCATCGGCGGCGGCGGCAGCGGCGAAGTGCTCGAGATCGTGCTCGCGGGCGACGACGGCGACCTGCTCGAGAGCACAGCACAGAAACTCCAAGGCGAGATTCGCAGCGGCATCAAGGGCATCGGCAACGTCACCTCCAGCGCCGCGCTCCAGCGGCCGGAAATCCAGATCAAGCCCAACTATGCCCGCGCGGCATCGCTGGGCGTGACCAGCCAGGACATCGGCGACACGATGCGCGTGGCGACCTATGGCGAATACTCCCAGTCGCTGCCCAAGCTGAATTTGTCGGAACGCCAGGTCGACATCCGCGTGCGGATGAATCCGGCACTGCGCTCAGATCCGGCGGCGATCGGCCAACTGCGAGTGAACGGCACCAACGGCCAAGTCGCGCTTGCCTCTCTGGGCGAGATCAGTTTCGGCAGCAGCCCGTCGCAGATCGACCGGATCGACCGTTCGCGCAACGTCACCCTTTCGGTCGAACTCAACGGCCGGACGCTGAGCGAGGTGATGAACGAGGCCGAACAACTCCCCTCGCTCAAGAACCTTCCCTCCGGTCTCAAGCTGGTCGAGCAGGGCGAACTGCAGCGGACGTCTGAGCTGATGGGCAGCTTCGCCCTCGCGATCGTCGTCGGCATCTTCTGCATCTACGCGGTGCTGGTGCTGCTGTTCCACGACTTCCTGCAGCCGGCGACGATCCTTTCCGCTCTCCCCCTGTCACTGGGCGGCGCGATGTTCGCCCTGCTGATTTGCAGCATGAGCTTCTCGATGCCGGCGGTCATCGGCCTGCTGATGCTGATGGGGATCGTGACCAAGAACTCGATCCTGCTGGTCGAATACGCGATCATGGCGCGCCGCGACCGGGGCTTGTCGCGCTACGATGCGCTGATCGACGCCTGCCACAAGCGCGCGCGTCCGATCATCATGACCACCTTGGCAATGGGCGCTGGCATGTTGCCGACCGCCTTCGGTTTCGGTGCCGATCCGAGCTTTCGCCAGCCGATGGCGGTGGTGGTGATCGGCGGATTGATGACCTCAACCGTGCTGAGCTTGCTCGTGATCCCGGTGATCTTTACCTACGTCGACGACTTCGAAGGGAAATGGAGGGGGGTAGGCCGCCGGGTAATTGGCGGGGCTCTATCAAAGCAAATGCGCCGCTCGGCAACGGGTGAAGGTTAG
- a CDS encoding cytochrome c, producing the protein MTIARSLGGIVVLVLSACAPTAQLGSISESGLTLTSQQIAFPPDESTLPPGPGVEAANANCLACHSAGMILTQPKLSEKQWTAIVEKMRASYKAPVPDQDVPAIVAYLSSLEPG; encoded by the coding sequence ATGACCATTGCGCGCTCGCTCGGCGGCATCGTCGTGCTTGTCCTGTCGGCTTGTGCGCCAACGGCGCAGCTTGGCTCGATAAGCGAAAGCGGGCTCACGCTGACCTCGCAGCAGATCGCGTTTCCGCCGGATGAGAGCACCCTTCCCCCCGGTCCGGGCGTTGAGGCCGCGAACGCCAATTGCCTTGCCTGCCATTCCGCAGGAATGATCCTGACCCAGCCGAAGCTTTCCGAAAAACAGTGGACCGCGATCGTCGAGAAGATGCGCGCGAGCTATAAAGCACCGGTCCCTGACCAGGATGTGCCCGCAATTGTCGCCTACCTTAGTAGCCTCGAACCCGGTTAA
- a CDS encoding molybdopterin-dependent oxidoreductase, which translates to MPIDRILAARLDRRSLLGATAAAGVSIAMPPALQSRVIGGSSPLASFAGKRGMILHRARPPLLETSMDVFDRGVFTPNDQFFVRWHWAGIPTSIDADSFRLTIRGAVGASLSLSLAELLRMPRVELAAVNQCSGNSRSLFQPRVPGAQWGHGAMGNAKWLGVSLLHVLDLAGVRAGATAVRFGALDRATSADRGLDFDKSLSLDHARDGEVMIAFAMNGEQLPLLNGFPLRLVVPGWYSTYWVKMLSDIEVLDAADDHYWTAKAYRIPAIPGADVPPGSAGFPTTPINAMVPRSWVTNFAEGDRVPFEPTLSLRGIALGGDSGVSRVEVSTDGGNRWQDATLGEDYGRYSFRQWEAQAPLASPGPISLQSRCTNQGGVVQPSVPIWNPSGYMRGNIETTEVVIA; encoded by the coding sequence ATGCCCATCGATCGAATATTGGCGGCCCGTCTGGACAGACGGAGTCTTCTTGGAGCGACCGCCGCTGCTGGCGTCTCTATCGCGATGCCACCCGCGCTGCAGTCTCGCGTAATAGGCGGAAGTTCTCCGCTCGCGAGCTTCGCCGGCAAACGCGGAATGATCCTCCACCGCGCGCGTCCGCCGCTCCTCGAAACGTCGATGGATGTGTTTGACAGAGGCGTCTTCACCCCGAACGACCAGTTCTTCGTCCGCTGGCACTGGGCCGGCATTCCGACCTCGATCGATGCCGACAGCTTCCGTTTGACGATCCGTGGCGCGGTAGGCGCGTCCCTCTCGCTGTCGCTCGCCGAATTGTTGCGCATGCCCCGGGTGGAGCTGGCGGCAGTCAACCAGTGCTCGGGGAATTCGCGCAGCCTGTTCCAACCGCGCGTTCCCGGCGCGCAATGGGGGCACGGCGCCATGGGCAATGCGAAGTGGCTGGGCGTGAGCCTGCTGCATGTGCTCGATTTGGCGGGGGTTCGCGCGGGCGCCACGGCGGTGCGCTTCGGGGCCCTCGATCGGGCGACTTCGGCTGACCGGGGCCTCGATTTCGACAAGTCGCTTTCGCTCGACCACGCCCGTGACGGCGAAGTGATGATCGCCTTCGCGATGAACGGTGAGCAACTGCCGCTGCTGAACGGCTTCCCGCTGAGGCTGGTGGTTCCCGGCTGGTACTCGACTTACTGGGTCAAGATGCTCAGCGATATCGAGGTGCTCGACGCGGCGGACGATCACTACTGGACCGCCAAGGCGTATCGCATCCCGGCCATCCCCGGCGCGGACGTCCCGCCGGGCTCTGCCGGCTTTCCCACCACCCCGATCAACGCGATGGTCCCGCGCAGTTGGGTGACCAATTTCGCCGAGGGAGATCGGGTACCATTCGAACCGACCCTCTCGTTGAGAGGCATCGCGCTGGGCGGAGACAGCGGCGTGAGCCGGGTGGAAGTATCGACCGATGGCGGAAACCGCTGGCAGGACGCAACGCTGGGCGAGGATTACGGCCGCTATAGCTTCCGACAGTGGGAGGCTCAGGCGCCCTTGGCTAGCCCCGGGCCGATCTCGCTGCAGTCACGTTGCACCAACCAGGGCGGCGTGGTCCAGCCATCGGTGCCGATCTGGAACCCTAGCGGCTACATGCGTGGAAACATCGAAACGACCGAAGTGGTGATTGCATGA
- a CDS encoding TonB-dependent receptor, translated as MSRFNRSIPLRHAALATSALAGLLFAAPAFAADEDGAAAVATAYPAVAANAGFADEGSEIVVTSARRRDESAQDVPIALSVISAESLERKGDYTLLQVQQQVPSLQVFSFNPRNTNINIRGLGSNIALTNDGLENGVGFYIDNVYYGRVGLSQFDLVDLDRIEVLRGPQGTLFGKNTTSGVVNITSKAPTFSPEFSAEASYGNYDYVQLRASASGAIVPDLVAVRVSGAYTNRDGFLTNTTTHTDAQDYHNVSVRGQILITPASNLDIKLIGDYSQQKQKYALTVFVDHHETYSDGAPIANNFLARAARFPDYTLPSFDPFARTGEADSHYQANMEGYGVSGQIDWDLGFGKVTSITAYRWWDWYPANDGDGLSLPITTVAQQQNFQRQFSQELRLASNGDGPISYVVGGYYFWQTVKGYGSFAYGDDAGVWNRPAASPLSQAVWNGALDGFTASSYSDPITKSLAAFGQVDWKITNDLTLTGGLRFTHEHKEGVYQQWWTGGTDLDNATYAAIRGAYNPKTDYSTSFNDDSLGGLISLAWKVTPDTLLYASYSRGNKSGGLNLTALPAGVTPDVAPEKVDNYETGFKSQFFDRRLTLNGALFWTEITDYQTTITDLSVDLTTYRQYITNIPKVRSRGAEADLSFRATDNFSLFGSVAYTDAKYVEYTNAPQAVEELNHGSVQDLSGAPLPGVPEFAYTIGAEAHTELTGGGLELYGNADWSHRSSFNTSSSNSAWAEVEGYGIVNARIGIRSADLKWDVSVWAKNLFDKDYFTTLSVANTGAVTGQLGDPATYGVTVRTKL; from the coding sequence ATGTCGAGATTCAATCGTTCCATCCCGCTGCGTCATGCTGCGCTCGCAACTTCCGCGCTCGCCGGCCTGCTGTTTGCCGCACCCGCATTCGCCGCTGACGAAGACGGCGCCGCAGCCGTAGCGACCGCCTATCCCGCCGTCGCAGCCAATGCCGGTTTCGCCGATGAGGGTTCCGAAATCGTGGTCACCTCGGCCCGCCGCCGCGACGAAAGCGCCCAGGACGTGCCGATCGCGCTCAGCGTGATCAGCGCCGAATCGCTCGAACGCAAAGGCGACTACACGCTGCTCCAGGTCCAGCAGCAGGTGCCCAGCCTCCAGGTGTTCAGCTTCAATCCGCGCAACACCAACATCAACATCCGCGGCCTTGGCAGCAATATCGCGCTGACCAACGACGGGCTCGAGAACGGCGTCGGCTTCTATATCGACAACGTCTATTACGGCCGCGTCGGCCTGTCGCAGTTCGACCTTGTCGATCTCGACCGGATCGAAGTGCTGCGCGGCCCCCAGGGCACACTGTTCGGCAAGAACACCACGTCGGGCGTCGTCAATATCACCAGCAAGGCTCCGACTTTCTCGCCCGAATTCTCGGCCGAGGCGAGCTATGGCAATTACGATTACGTCCAGCTCCGTGCTTCGGCCTCGGGCGCGATCGTGCCCGACTTGGTCGCGGTTCGGGTCAGCGGCGCTTACACCAACCGTGACGGCTTCCTGACCAACACCACCACCCACACCGACGCGCAGGACTATCATAACGTCTCCGTCCGCGGGCAAATCCTGATCACCCCGGCCAGCAACCTCGATATCAAGCTGATCGGCGATTATTCACAGCAGAAGCAGAAATATGCGCTGACGGTGTTCGTCGATCACCACGAGACCTATTCCGACGGCGCCCCGATCGCGAACAACTTCCTCGCCCGCGCCGCGCGCTTCCCCGATTACACACTTCCGTCGTTCGATCCCTTCGCCCGCACCGGCGAGGCCGACAGCCATTACCAGGCCAACATGGAAGGCTACGGCGTTTCCGGCCAGATCGACTGGGACCTCGGCTTCGGCAAGGTGACCTCAATCACCGCCTATCGCTGGTGGGATTGGTATCCGGCGAACGATGGCGATGGCCTCTCGCTGCCGATCACGACCGTCGCGCAGCAGCAGAACTTCCAGCGCCAGTTCTCGCAGGAACTGCGCCTCGCGTCGAACGGCGATGGCCCGATCAGCTATGTCGTCGGCGGCTATTACTTCTGGCAAACCGTCAAGGGTTACGGCTCGTTCGCTTACGGTGACGATGCCGGCGTCTGGAACCGGCCGGCTGCATCGCCGCTCTCGCAAGCTGTCTGGAATGGAGCGCTCGATGGGTTCACCGCGTCGTCCTATTCCGATCCGATCACCAAGAGCTTGGCGGCTTTCGGCCAGGTCGACTGGAAGATCACCAACGACCTCACGCTGACCGGCGGGCTGCGCTTCACGCATGAGCACAAGGAGGGGGTCTATCAGCAGTGGTGGACCGGCGGCACCGATCTCGACAACGCGACTTATGCCGCGATCCGTGGGGCGTACAATCCGAAGACCGATTACTCGACCAGCTTCAATGACGACAGTCTCGGCGGCCTCATCTCGCTCGCCTGGAAAGTCACGCCCGACACGCTGCTCTATGCGTCCTATTCGCGCGGCAACAAGTCCGGCGGGCTCAACCTCACTGCGCTGCCTGCAGGCGTAACGCCCGACGTCGCGCCCGAGAAGGTCGACAATTACGAGACCGGCTTCAAGTCGCAGTTCTTCGATCGTCGCCTGACGTTGAACGGCGCCCTGTTCTGGACCGAGATCACCGATTACCAGACCACGATCACCGATCTCAGCGTCGATCTGACGACCTACCGCCAGTATATCACCAATATCCCGAAGGTTCGCTCGCGCGGGGCCGAAGCGGATCTGAGCTTCCGGGCCACCGACAATTTCAGCCTATTCGGCTCGGTCGCTTACACCGATGCGAAATATGTCGAATACACCAACGCCCCGCAGGCGGTAGAAGAGCTCAACCACGGGTCGGTCCAGGATCTCTCGGGCGCTCCGCTCCCGGGCGTGCCGGAGTTCGCCTATACCATCGGGGCTGAAGCCCATACCGAACTGACCGGCGGCGGGCTCGAGCTTTACGGCAATGCCGACTGGTCGCACCGCTCGTCGTTCAACACCTCCTCGTCGAATTCGGCCTGGGCCGAGGTTGAGGGCTACGGCATCGTCAACGCCCGCATCGGCATCCGCAGCGCGGATCTAAAATGGGACGTATCGGTCTGGGCGAAGAACCTGTTCGACAAGGACTATTTCACTACCCTCTCGGTCGCCAACACCGGCGCGGTAACCGGCCAGCTCGGCGATCCGGCGACCTACGGCGTCACCGTCCGCACCAAGCTGTGA
- a CDS encoding MFS transporter, which translates to MTASLPLSGWKLARFSAIAFPAYAATLPLAVNLPAIFARDFGLSLGTIGAVFLAGSLWGTLLDPLIGALSDRTRSRFGRRKPWIAGGSLVFSLAAAFLFFPPFAITPAYLAAVLFAFHLGWTAVQIPFLAWSGEISGQYHQRTRIATYQSVVAASSLFVTLVLPTIADQLRPGDGRLQMALMGALVLATTLPAAVLSLTTFAEDPPLEVPERFSLRQSLTAVFTNPLLLKVLASDFAVTVGQTIRSSLIVFFVTFYMGRPDWAAGLFLFQFVFGILAGPIWLRIGLKLGKHRAAVLGESIQVAINLSLLLVTPERFGLLLALTFAQGLAQGSGNLMLRSIVADVADKHRLETGEERTGLYFSVFSIASKSAGAVAIGIALPLVGWLGFDPKAAANTPEALTGLLYVFALGPTIAHAVSAALLARFPLDEAAHSEIRRRLDAAPAVFAPAE; encoded by the coding sequence ATGACCGCCTCCCTCCCGCTATCCGGCTGGAAGCTCGCCCGCTTCTCGGCCATCGCTTTCCCGGCCTATGCGGCAACCCTGCCGCTTGCGGTCAATCTCCCGGCGATCTTCGCGCGCGATTTCGGGCTTTCGCTCGGCACGATCGGCGCGGTGTTCCTCGCCGGGAGCTTGTGGGGGACGCTGCTCGACCCGTTGATCGGGGCGCTCAGCGATCGCACGCGCAGCCGCTTCGGCCGGCGCAAGCCCTGGATAGCGGGGGGGAGTCTGGTGTTCAGCCTGGCGGCGGCGTTCCTGTTCTTCCCGCCATTCGCGATCACGCCCGCCTATCTCGCGGCGGTGCTGTTCGCGTTCCACCTCGGATGGACGGCGGTACAGATCCCGTTCCTTGCATGGTCGGGCGAGATCTCGGGCCAGTATCACCAGCGCACCCGGATCGCGACCTACCAGAGCGTGGTCGCCGCGAGTTCGCTGTTCGTTACGCTGGTGCTGCCCACCATCGCCGACCAGCTGCGCCCCGGCGACGGGCGCCTGCAGATGGCGCTGATGGGAGCACTGGTGCTGGCAACCACGCTGCCGGCCGCAGTGCTGTCGCTGACGACCTTTGCCGAAGACCCACCGCTCGAAGTGCCCGAGCGTTTCTCGCTGCGCCAGTCGCTGACCGCGGTGTTCACCAATCCGCTGCTGCTCAAGGTGCTCGCCTCGGACTTCGCGGTGACCGTGGGGCAGACGATCCGCTCTTCGCTGATCGTGTTCTTCGTGACCTTCTACATGGGCCGACCGGATTGGGCCGCTGGGCTGTTCCTGTTCCAGTTCGTGTTCGGCATCCTTGCCGGTCCGATCTGGCTGCGGATCGGCCTCAAGCTCGGCAAGCACCGCGCCGCGGTGCTCGGCGAAAGCATCCAGGTCGCGATCAATCTCAGCCTGCTGCTGGTTACGCCCGAGCGGTTCGGGCTGCTGCTGGCGCTGACTTTCGCGCAAGGCCTCGCACAGGGCTCGGGCAATCTGATGCTGCGTTCGATCGTCGCCGACGTTGCTGACAAGCACCGGCTCGAAACCGGCGAGGAGCGCACCGGGCTCTATTTCTCGGTCTTCTCGATCGCCAGCAAATCGGCCGGCGCGGTTGCGATCGGGATTGCGCTGCCGCTGGTCGGTTGGCTCGGCTTCGATCCGAAGGCGGCCGCCAATACGCCGGAGGCGCTGACCGGCCTGCTCTACGTCTTCGCGCTGGGGCCGACGATCGCCCACGCCGTTTCCGCCGCCCTGCTCGCCCGCTTCCCGCTGGACGAAGCCGCGCATTCCGAAATTCGCCGCCGCCTCGACGCTGCGCCCGCGGTGTTCGCCCCGGCCGAATAA
- a CDS encoding TauD/TfdA family dioxygenase encodes MATLVDSYPNAKDPNSPLDIRPIAGRIGAEIRGVVLSGDLDGPTVQAIEAALVRHKVIFFRGQQHLDNAEHEAFTALFGDPVAHPTVPVAEGSKYLLELDSKEGYAASSWHTDVTFVDAYPKGSILRGITIPEAGGDTLWANGVTAYDELPEPLRQLVNNLWAVHSNDYDYAALLAGNSDSKASSDLVKQHKNVFASTIYETEHPVVRVHPVSGERSLLLGHFIKRFVGLSQADSTRLFQILQEHITKPENTVRWSWQPGDVAFWDNRATQHRAVADFALQRRTLRRATIAGDVPVGIDGRTSRTIRKEKAKEYEPV; translated from the coding sequence ATGGCTACCCTCGTTGACAGCTATCCCAACGCCAAGGACCCCAATTCGCCGCTCGACATCCGCCCGATCGCCGGTCGGATCGGCGCCGAGATTCGCGGGGTCGTCCTCTCGGGCGATCTCGACGGCCCGACCGTGCAGGCGATCGAAGCCGCGCTCGTCCGGCACAAGGTGATCTTCTTCCGCGGCCAGCAGCATCTCGACAATGCCGAGCATGAGGCCTTCACCGCGCTGTTCGGCGATCCGGTCGCCCACCCGACGGTGCCGGTGGCCGAAGGGTCGAAGTACCTGCTCGAACTCGACAGCAAGGAAGGCTACGCCGCCTCCAGCTGGCATACCGATGTGACCTTCGTCGATGCCTATCCCAAGGGTTCGATCCTGCGCGGGATCACCATCCCCGAAGCCGGCGGCGACACGCTGTGGGCCAACGGCGTCACCGCCTATGACGAATTGCCCGAGCCGCTCCGCCAGTTGGTGAACAATCTGTGGGCCGTGCACAGCAACGACTACGACTATGCCGCGCTGCTTGCCGGCAATTCGGACAGCAAGGCGTCCTCCGACCTCGTCAAGCAGCACAAGAACGTGTTCGCCTCGACCATCTATGAAACCGAGCACCCGGTGGTTCGCGTGCACCCGGTTTCGGGCGAGCGCAGCCTGCTGCTCGGGCACTTCATCAAGCGCTTCGTCGGGCTGAGCCAGGCGGATTCGACCCGCCTGTTCCAGATCCTGCAGGAACACATCACCAAGCCGGAGAACACCGTGCGCTGGAGCTGGCAGCCGGGCGACGTCGCCTTCTGGGACAACCGTGCCACCCAGCACCGCGCGGTCGCGGACTTCGCACTCCAGCGTCGCACATTGCGCCGCGCGACGATCGCCGGCGACGTGCCGGTCGGCATCGACGGCCGCACCAGCCGCACGATCCGCAAGGAAAAGGCCAAGGAATACGAACCAGTCTGA